One genomic region from Rosa rugosa chromosome 1, drRosRugo1.1, whole genome shotgun sequence encodes:
- the LOC133707212 gene encoding cytosolic Fe-S cluster assembly factor NBP35 produces MEKENGEIPENANEHCPGPQSESAGKSESCEGCPNQQICATAPKGPDPDLVAIAERMATVKHKILILSGKGGVGKSTFSAQLSFALAAMDFQVGLLDIDICGPSIPKMLGLEGQEIHQSNLGWSPVYVESNLGVMSIGFMLPDPDDAVIWRGPRKNALIKQFLKDVDWGELDFLIVDAPPGTSDEHISIVQDLGAASIDGAIIVTTPQQVSLIDVRKEVSFCKKTGVQVLGVVENMSGLRQPMLAASKFLRMTEAGEEKDVTEWVREYVKEKAPELLDIIALNEVFDNSGGGATRMCSEMGVPFLGKVPLDPELCKAAEEGRSCFVDQKSGTSAPALKKIIETLMENQGISRMLVDNDA; encoded by the exons ATGGAGAAGGAGAACGGCGAAATACCCGAAAATGCTAATGAAC ATTGCCCAGGTCCTCAATCCGAGTCTGCTGGGAAGTCTGAATCTTGTGAAGGATGCCCGAATCAACAAATTTGTGCTACTGCTCCAAAGGGCCCTGACCCAG ACTTGGTTGCAATTGCAGAAAGGATGGCCACTGTAAAGCATAAGATACTGATTTTATCAGGGAAAGGTGGAGTTGGCAAGAGCACATTCTCTGCACAACTTTCATTTGCACTAGCGGCTATGGACTTCCAGGTGGGTCTTCTGGACATCGACATTTGTGGCCCTAGCATCCCAAAGATGCTTGGCCTAGAAGGCCAAGAAATCCACCAGAGCAACCTCGGTTGGTCGCCTGTCTATGTTGAGTCCAACCTTGGGGTTATGTCAATAGGGTTTATGCTTCCAGACCCTGATGACGCAGTCATATGGAGGGGGCCACGCAAGAATGCACTCATTAAGCAATTCCTCAAGGATGTTGATTGGGGTGAGCTTGATTTTCTAATAGTTGATGCTCCTCCTGGAACCTCAGATGAACACATTTCAATTGTTCAAGATCTTGGTGCTGCTTCAATAGATGGTGCAATCATTGTCACCACTCCACAACAAGTTTCCCTTATTGATGTCAGGAAAGAAGTGAGTTTCTGCAAAAAAACTGGCGTCCAGGTTCTTGGGGTAGTTGAAAATATGAGTGGCTTGCGCCAGCCGATGTTGGCTGCTTCCAAATTTTTGAGGATGACAGAGGCAGGTGAGGAGAAGGATGTCACAGAATGGGTTAGAGAGTACGTGAAAGAGAAAGCACCGGAATTGCTTGATATAATAGCCTTGAATGAAGTGTTTGATAATAGTGGTGGTGGAGCCACAAGAATGTGCAGTGAAATGGGGGTACCTTTCCTGGGGAAGGTGCCGTTGGATCCCGAGCTTTGCAAGGCTGCTGAAGAAGGTAGATCTTGTTTTGTTGATCAGAAAAGTGGCACGAGTGCACCTGCACTGAAGAAAATCATTGAGACATTGATGGAAAATCAAGGCATATCTAGAATGTTGGTAGACAATGATGCATAG